The Acidobacteriota bacterium genome includes a region encoding these proteins:
- a CDS encoding 5'-3' exonuclease H3TH domain-containing protein, translating into MQVHLVDATYELFRHYYGAPKRSDPQGREVGATVGLIRSLAKMLREEGATHVGCAFDHVIESFRNQLFEGYKTGEGIDPDLRSQFELAEQACRALGLVVWPGVELEADDLMASAARRYVQEEAVDRILLCSTDKDLAQCVEGTRIVCLDRRRGLLIDEEGVRDKFGVGPESIPDYLALVGDSADGIPGIPRWGAKSAAAVLSRYLHLEDIPERAEDWEVTVRGASSLAENLAERRPQALLYKRLATLRYDAPIQESLHDLEWRGARRKPLESLCRDLDSEAALDLIPRWQNEE; encoded by the coding sequence ATGCAGGTGCACCTGGTGGACGCAACCTATGAGCTCTTTCGCCACTACTACGGCGCTCCCAAGCGCAGCGACCCGCAAGGACGCGAGGTTGGGGCCACGGTGGGATTGATCCGCTCGCTGGCCAAGATGCTGCGCGAAGAAGGCGCCACCCATGTCGGCTGCGCCTTCGATCACGTGATCGAGTCTTTCCGCAACCAGCTCTTTGAGGGCTACAAGACCGGCGAGGGCATCGACCCCGACTTGAGGAGCCAGTTCGAACTGGCCGAGCAAGCCTGCCGCGCCCTGGGACTGGTGGTTTGGCCAGGAGTCGAGTTGGAAGCCGACGACCTGATGGCCTCAGCGGCCCGGCGCTACGTCCAAGAAGAGGCGGTGGACCGGATTCTTCTCTGCTCCACCGACAAAGACCTGGCTCAATGCGTGGAGGGGACCCGTATCGTCTGCCTTGACCGGCGACGCGGCCTGCTGATCGACGAAGAGGGGGTGCGCGACAAGTTCGGAGTGGGCCCGGAGAGCATCCCCGACTACCTGGCGCTGGTGGGGGACAGCGCCGACGGCATTCCCGGCATTCCCCGCTGGGGCGCCAAATCGGCGGCCGCGGTGCTGAGCCGCTACTTGCACCTGGAGGATATCCCCGAGCGCGCCGAAGACTGGGAAGTGACCGTCCGCGGCGCCTCTTCCTTGGCCGAAAACCTGGCCGAGCGCCGCCCTCAGGCGCTACTTTACAAGAGACTGGCTACCCTTCGCTACGACGCCCCCATACAGGAATCGCTGCACGACCTCGAATGGCGAGGCGCCCGCCGCAAGCCCCTCGAGTCCCTCTGCCGAGACCTCGACTCGGAAGCCGCCCTCGACCTCATCCCCCGCTGGCAAAACGAGGAATGA
- the ilvD gene encoding dihydroxy-acid dehydratase, with amino-acid sequence MTRKLNRYSSRLTQPKSQGGSQAMLYGTGLTPQDMDKPQVGIASMWYEGNTCNMHLNDLAAEVKKGVVEAGMVGMRFNTIGVSDGISMGTDGMSFSLQSRDLIADSIETVMSAHWYDANISIPGCDKNMPGCLMAMARLNRPALMIYGGTIKPGCLDDEAIDIVSAYQSYGEYLSGTMSDEQRRRVVAEACPGAGACGGMYTANTMASAIEALGMSLPYSSSTPAEDGGKVRECREAGSALRLLLEEDIKPRDILTRAAFENAIAVVVALGGSTNAVLHLLAMAQAAQVDLELDDFQRISDRVPFLADLKPSGRYVMEDLHKAGGTPGLMKYLLEKGMLDGDCLTVTGRTVAENLDPLPGLSPGQKVVRAVETPLKATGHIQILYGNLAPHGAVAKITGKEGEVFEGEAVCFDREEAMIEALEEKRIKAGQVIVIRYEGPKGGPGMPEMLKPTAALMGAGFGKDVALLTDGRFSGGSHGFIVGHITPEAQEGGPLALLKDGDRVRIDARQRTLEAALEEAQWERRRQAWTMPPFRASRGTLAKYIRLVQSASRGCITDE; translated from the coding sequence ATGACCCGCAAACTGAACCGCTACAGCTCCCGTCTTACTCAGCCCAAGTCCCAGGGCGGATCTCAGGCCATGCTCTACGGCACGGGATTGACGCCCCAAGACATGGACAAGCCTCAGGTCGGCATTGCCTCCATGTGGTACGAGGGCAACACCTGCAACATGCATCTCAACGACCTGGCCGCAGAGGTCAAGAAAGGCGTGGTCGAGGCCGGGATGGTGGGGATGCGCTTCAATACCATCGGCGTCAGCGACGGCATCTCCATGGGCACCGACGGCATGAGCTTCTCGCTGCAGTCGCGCGACTTGATCGCCGATTCCATCGAGACGGTCATGTCGGCCCATTGGTACGACGCCAACATCTCCATTCCGGGCTGCGACAAGAACATGCCGGGTTGCCTGATGGCCATGGCCCGGCTCAACCGTCCGGCGCTGATGATCTACGGGGGCACCATCAAGCCCGGCTGTCTGGACGATGAGGCTATCGACATCGTCTCGGCCTACCAGAGTTACGGAGAGTACCTGTCGGGGACAATGTCGGACGAGCAGCGCCGACGGGTGGTGGCAGAGGCTTGTCCGGGCGCCGGGGCCTGCGGAGGCATGTACACGGCCAACACCATGGCATCAGCCATCGAGGCTCTGGGGATGTCGTTGCCCTACAGTTCTTCCACGCCCGCCGAGGACGGGGGAAAGGTCAGGGAATGCCGCGAAGCCGGAAGCGCCCTGCGCCTCCTGCTTGAAGAGGACATCAAGCCCCGCGACATTCTCACCCGAGCGGCTTTCGAAAACGCCATCGCCGTGGTGGTGGCCTTGGGAGGGTCGACCAATGCCGTTCTCCATCTGCTCGCCATGGCGCAGGCCGCCCAGGTGGATCTGGAACTCGACGACTTCCAGCGCATCAGCGACCGCGTGCCCTTCCTGGCCGACCTCAAGCCCAGCGGACGCTATGTCATGGAAGACCTGCACAAGGCCGGGGGGACGCCGGGCCTCATGAAGTATCTGTTGGAGAAGGGGATGCTGGACGGCGATTGCCTCACCGTCACCGGCCGCACGGTGGCCGAGAACCTCGATCCGCTGCCCGGTCTCAGTCCGGGACAAAAAGTGGTTCGGGCGGTGGAAACGCCCTTGAAGGCAACCGGCCACATCCAGATTCTCTACGGCAACCTGGCGCCTCATGGCGCGGTGGCCAAGATCACCGGCAAGGAGGGCGAAGTCTTCGAAGGAGAGGCGGTCTGTTTCGACCGCGAAGAGGCCATGATCGAGGCCTTGGAAGAGAAGCGCATCAAGGCCGGACAAGTCATCGTCATCCGCTACGAAGGACCCAAAGGCGGTCCGGGGATGCCCGAGATGCTCAAGCCGACCGCGGCGCTGATGGGGGCGGGATTTGGCAAGGACGTGGCTCTGCTCACCGATGGCCGTTTCTCAGGCGGATCGCACGGGTTCATCGTGGGGCACATCACTCCCGAGGCCCAGGAAGGCGGTCCGCTGGCGTTGCTCAAGGACGGCGACCGCGTCCGCATCGACGCCAGACAGCGGACTCTGGAAGCGGCCCTCGAGGAGGCCCAATGGGAGCGCCGCCGCCAGGCCTGGACCATGCCTCCCTTCCGGGCCAGCCGCGGAACCCTGGCCAAGTACATCCGCCTGGTGCAGTCCGCCTCCCGAGGCTGCATCACAGACGAGTAG